A window of Christiangramia forsetii KT0803 contains these coding sequences:
- the hemN gene encoding oxygen-independent coproporphyrinogen III oxidase, giving the protein MEGNLISKYNVAGPRYTSYPTVPYWDETSFNDKEWKRSLQKSFQESNHSEGISIYIHLPFCESLCTFCGCNKRITKNHSVEVPYLESVLKEWGMYCNLFDEIPIIKELHLGGGTPTFFSAENLKLLLSGIFKKSLKAEDAELSFEGHPNNTSFEHLSLFSSFGFTRVSYGVQDYNEQVQKAIHRVQPFENVKRVTEEARTNGFTSVGHDIIFGLPFQTKEHIIHTIERTKELMPDRIAFYSYAHVPWIKGNGQRGFKDEDLPSADGKREQYETGKKMLLEAGYVEIGMDHFALPSDSLFEALENKRIHRNFMGYTASKTKTMIGLGVSAISDSWYGFAQNVKNVEEYQNLVENNILPIYRGHILNEEDLIIRKHILNLMCKLQTSWYTGNQFFKALPQTLFSLKEMQKDGLLEIDTNFLKVTEKGRPFVRNVCMAFDMRLQRQKPENQLFSMTI; this is encoded by the coding sequence ATGGAAGGGAATTTAATTTCTAAATACAATGTAGCAGGACCGCGCTATACCAGTTATCCAACAGTACCTTATTGGGATGAAACCAGTTTTAACGATAAGGAGTGGAAGAGGAGCCTGCAGAAAAGTTTCCAGGAAAGCAATCATTCTGAAGGTATTAGTATTTATATACACTTACCATTTTGCGAAAGTTTATGCACTTTTTGCGGTTGCAATAAGCGGATCACCAAAAATCATTCGGTAGAAGTTCCCTATCTGGAATCTGTTTTAAAAGAATGGGGAATGTATTGCAATCTTTTTGATGAAATACCAATTATAAAAGAGCTTCATCTTGGCGGAGGAACGCCCACTTTTTTTTCCGCAGAAAATCTGAAATTATTGCTAAGCGGTATTTTTAAGAAATCCCTTAAAGCGGAAGATGCCGAATTGAGTTTTGAAGGCCATCCCAATAATACCAGTTTTGAACATCTAAGCCTTTTTTCCTCTTTTGGTTTTACCCGGGTAAGCTATGGTGTACAGGATTACAATGAGCAGGTTCAGAAAGCGATACACCGAGTCCAGCCTTTTGAGAATGTAAAAAGAGTTACTGAAGAAGCGCGTACCAATGGTTTCACTTCGGTTGGACATGACATTATATTCGGTTTACCGTTTCAAACCAAAGAGCATATTATACATACTATTGAGCGTACCAAAGAATTAATGCCAGATCGAATCGCATTTTACAGTTACGCCCATGTACCCTGGATTAAAGGAAATGGTCAAAGAGGTTTTAAAGATGAAGATCTTCCCAGCGCCGATGGCAAACGGGAACAATATGAAACAGGAAAAAAAATGCTACTGGAGGCCGGTTATGTAGAAATTGGAATGGATCATTTTGCGTTACCTTCAGACAGCCTTTTTGAAGCCTTAGAAAATAAAAGAATTCATAGGAATTTTATGGGTTATACTGCTTCTAAAACAAAAACTATGATTGGGTTGGGAGTTTCAGCCATTAGTGATAGCTGGTATGGTTTTGCCCAAAATGTGAAAAATGTTGAAGAATATCAAAACCTGGTAGAAAATAATATTTTACCAATTTATCGAGGTCATATTTTGAATGAGGAAGATCTTATCATTAGGAAACACATTCTTAACCTGATGTGCAAATTGCAAACTTCGTGGTATACCGGCAATCAATTTTTTAAGGCATTACCACAAACACTTTTCAGTTTAAAGGAAATGCAAAAGGACGGACTCCTTGAAATTGACACCAATTTCCTGAAAGTAACCGAAAAAGGGAGACCCTTTGTTCGCAATGTATGTATGGCCTTTGATATGCGCCTACAAAGACAAAAACCAGAAAACCAATTATTTTCCATGACCATTTAA
- a CDS encoding c-type cytochrome — protein sequence MKNVIKSLFLFGFALLISCGGKEDKKDKEEIQLGNYEKKEVQKAKPASSEVNMIDMDNKGIGPVKNLELPDEIDQAMAAKGKVIFDSKCLACHKPTKKFIGPAPIGVLERRSPEWVMNMILNPNEMVIKDPIAKQLLIDHNGSPMANQGLTEEEARQILEYFRTLK from the coding sequence ATGAAAAATGTAATAAAAAGCCTCTTTTTATTTGGATTCGCACTACTTATAAGTTGTGGTGGGAAAGAGGATAAAAAAGACAAAGAAGAAATCCAGCTAGGAAATTACGAGAAAAAAGAAGTCCAAAAAGCAAAACCGGCCTCTTCTGAAGTTAACATGATAGATATGGATAACAAAGGAATTGGGCCTGTAAAAAATCTTGAATTACCAGATGAAATAGATCAGGCTATGGCGGCTAAGGGAAAAGTAATTTTTGATTCCAAATGTCTTGCCTGTCACAAACCTACCAAGAAATTTATTGGTCCTGCACCAATTGGTGTTTTAGAAAGAAGATCTCCGGAATGGGTGATGAACATGATACTCAATCCAAATGAAATGGTAATTAAAGATCCTATTGCTAAGCAACTACTCATAGATCATAATGGTAGTCCTATGGCTAATCAGGGATTAACCGAGGAGGAAGCCCGTCAGATCCTGGAATATTTCAGGACCTTGAAATAA
- the deoC gene encoding deoxyribose-phosphate aldolase, translating into MQLNHYIDHTLLAAHATTLEIKKLCREAIEHKFYAVCVNSSRVKNAKEILEGSKVQLAVTIGFPLGASSTASKTKEAETAIAHGADEIDMVMNIGFLKDGKSDLVQAEIEKIKMAIGDKILKVIIETCYLSEDEIRFASNLVMRAGADFVKTSTGFGSRGASLKDVKIMKEMVGDQVKIKASGGIRDAETARKYIKLGVARIGTSSGIKIVS; encoded by the coding sequence ATGCAACTAAACCACTATATAGACCATACTTTATTAGCAGCCCACGCAACTACTTTAGAAATTAAAAAGCTTTGTAGAGAAGCCATAGAACATAAATTTTATGCAGTTTGTGTTAATAGTAGTCGTGTGAAAAATGCAAAAGAAATTCTGGAAGGTTCTAAAGTTCAACTTGCGGTGACCATTGGTTTTCCTCTGGGCGCATCTTCTACAGCATCTAAAACTAAGGAAGCTGAAACCGCTATTGCTCATGGTGCAGATGAAATTGATATGGTTATGAATATTGGTTTTTTAAAAGATGGAAAATCAGATCTTGTACAAGCTGAAATTGAAAAAATAAAAATGGCCATTGGCGATAAGATTTTGAAAGTGATCATAGAGACCTGTTACCTTTCTGAAGACGAAATTAGGTTTGCCAGCAACCTGGTAATGCGAGCCGGCGCAGATTTTGTAAAAACCTCGACTGGTTTTGGAAGCAGGGGTGCCAGCCTTAAGGATGTAAAGATCATGAAAGAAATGGTTGGAGATCAGGTAAAAATCAAAGCCTCCGGTGGAATTCGGGATGCTGAAACCGCCAGAAAATATATTAAGCTGGGAGTAGCTAGAATAGGAACCTCTTCGGGAATAAAGATCGTTTCATAA